A single region of the Euwallacea similis isolate ESF13 chromosome 22, ESF131.1, whole genome shotgun sequence genome encodes:
- the POSH gene encoding E3 ubiquitin-protein ligase SH3RF3 isoform X5: protein MDEGTLNDLLECSVCLERLDTSSKVLPCQHTFCRKCLQEILQKHKELRCPECRVLVNGKIEDLPPNVLLMRILEGMKNSAVAVPPKRSQKSHKQSSHHPGRSFQNSLEFQIIKTPLLFSGVVQQPSAHHNQQQQHVDRSNNKHSTGNVIPHQPYAKALYDYLPKEPGDLPFKKGDIIILRRKIDAHWYRGECGGKQGVFPLSYVQIVTPVPSLMPQCKALYDFRMNNDDEEGCLVFNKGDVIHVIRRVDENWAEGRLDGRIGIFPLAFVEMNSLARSLMKLSTNAQPGPSKVAPPTPTSEDTTPLIPTDHTTSVTSVAQNVQVSDSGCNLTSSSSSTTPNVSSSNTSSSSSTAPSSPASPPTRTVVSPHNSGRKPEPTKGASIIVQQQFPIVQTAHNRASAEGRSQHHHHHHHGKEKRHSLTNMNVPHHISGNVQRHSAEIVQQSSAVSTSASSDRSKRLTTASDLPLPAAFMALYPYKPQKPDELELKKGGIYMVSEICQDGWYKGTSNRTQKCGVFPGNYVTQARGVPGTQLNLPVDSKLPTKDRKDKGTVGLMRRLTSMKRSKSPPASSYSMDNPVFEDSTLSNLAAPVQPVHVRSGSCPSQLLQIQAPAEHHRLFGSSSHRVKHKERPSILNHGSRSTETPCQGGSSESSPDVHRHRKSHSLDATAVKSSKTATQTVRERFRCITPYPPNSEYELELQLNDIIYVHKKREDGWYKGTQQRTGKTGLFPASFVESF from the exons ATGGATGAAGGGACCCTCAATGATTTGTTGGAGTGCTCAGTTTGCTTGGAGCGGCTGGATACCTCTAGCAAAGTATTGCCATGTCAACATACATTTTGCAGGAAGTGTTTGCaggaaattttacaaaaacacAAAGAACTGAGATGTCCAGAATGTAGAGTATTAG TCAATGGAAAAATTGAGGATCTTCCTCCCAACGTCCTACTTATGAGAATTCTAGAGGGAATGAAGAATTCTGCAGTTGCAGTGCCACCAAAGCGGTCTCAAAAATCTCATAAACAATCTTCACATCATCCAGGTAGGTCCTTTCAAAACTCCcttgaatttcaaataataaaaactcctttattattttcaggaGTGGTTCAACAACCATCTGCCCACCACAACCAGCAGCAGCAACATGTTGATAGAAGCAACAATAAGCACAGTACTGGAAATGTCATTCCACATCAACCATATGCAAAGGCATTATATGATTATCTTCCAAAGGAACCTGG GGATTTGCCCTTTAAGAAGGGCGACATAATAATTCTGAGAAGGAAAATAGATGCCCATTGGTATCGGGGCGAATGTGGGGGCAAACAGGGCGTTTTCCCATTGAGTTACGTTCAAATTGTGACACCCGTTCCGAGTCTGATGCCCCAGTGCAAGGCTTTATACGATTTTCGCATGAATAATGACGATGAGGAAGGTTGCCTTGTTTTCAATAAAGGAGACGTTATTCATGTCATTAGAAGAGTGGATGAGAATTGGGCTGAAGGCAGGTTAGATGGCCGAATTGGGATATTTCCTCTGGCATTTGTGGAAATGAATAGTCTGGCACGGTCTCTAATGAAGCTGTCTACCAA CGCTCAACCAGGACCATCTAAAGTAGCTCCTCCAACTCCCACTTCTGAAGATACTACACCACTTATTCCCACTGACCATACCACTTCAGTAACATCAGTTGCTCAAAATGTACAG GTCTCCGATTCGGGCTGCAATTTGACTTCAAGCAGTTCTAGCACCACTCCCAACGTTTCTTCAAGTAATACGTCTTCAAGTTCCAGTACTGCCCCATCTTCTCCAGCCAGCCCACCCACTCGAACTGTGGTATCCCCACATAATAGTGG TCGTAAGCCCGAACCAACGAAAGGTGCCTCCATCATCGTGCAACAACAATTTCCCATCGTTCAGACAGCTCACAATCGCGCCTCAGCTGAAGGAAGATCGCAACATCATCACCATCATCATCACGGCAAAGAGAAGCGTCACAGTCTCACTAACATGAATGTGCCTCATCATATTAG cGGCAATGTCCAGAGACACTCCGCTGAAATTGTCCAACAATCTTCCGCTGTCTCCACCTCTGCTAGTTCAGATAGAAGCAAACGATTAACGACGGCCTCAGATCTGCCTCTCCCCGCCGCCTTCATGGCTTTATATCCCTACAAACCCCAAAAACCTGACGAATTGGAGTTGAAGAAGGGCGGAATTTATATGGTTTCTGAAAT aTGTCAAGATGGTTGGTACAAAGGCACCTCAAATCGCACCCAGAAATGCGGAGTTTTTCCTGGGAATTATGTGACTCAAGCTAGAGGTGTTCCAGGAACTCAATTGAATCTGCCAGTTGACTCTAAATTGCCC ACTAAAGATCGTAAGGACAAAGGCACCGTAGGGCTGATGCGTCGATTGACAAGCATGAAGCGCTCCAAATCGCCACCTGCCTCTTCATATTCCATGGACAATCCAGTTTTTGAAGATTCAACCTTGTCTAACTTGGCTGCTCCCGTTCAACCAGTGCACGTCAG ATCAGGTTCCTGCCCCAGTCAGCTGTTACAGATCCAGGCACCCGCAGAACACCACCGACTCTTCGGTTCGTCTTCGCACCGGGTGAAGCACAAAGAGAGGCCTTCGATCTTGAATCATGGTTCCAG ATCAACGGAAACCCCCTGCCAAGGAGGCAGTTCCGAATCCAGCCCCGATGTGCATAGACACCGCAAGTCACATTCCTTAGACGCAACTGCAGTGAAATCCAGTAAAACAGCTACTCAGACTGTTCGTGAAAGATTTAGGTGCATTACGCCTTATCCCCCAAATAGCGAGTACGAATTGGAACTACAG TTGAATGATATCATCTATGTTCATAAAAAAAGGGAGGATGGTTGGTATAAGGGCACTCAACAACGCACTGGGAAAACTGGACTGTTTCCAGCTAGCTTTGTGGAGTCTTTTTAA
- the POSH gene encoding E3 ubiquitin-protein ligase SH3RF3 isoform X2, with amino-acid sequence MDEGTLNDLLECSVCLERLDTSSKVLPCQHTFCRKCLQEILQKHKELRCPECRVLVNGKIEDLPPNVLLMRILEGMKNSAVAVPPKRSQKSHKQSSHHPGVVQQPSAHHNQQQQHVDRSNNKHSTGNVIPHQPYAKALYDYLPKEPGDLPFKKGDIIILRRKIDAHWYRGECGGKQGVFPLSYVQIVTPVPSLMPQCKALYDFRMNNDDEEGCLVFNKGDVIHVIRRVDENWAEGRLDGRIGIFPLAFVEMNSLARSLMKLSTNAQPGPSKVAPPTPTSEDTTPLIPTDHTTSVTSVAQNVQVSDSGCNLTSSSSSTTPNVSSSNTSSSSSTAPSSPASPPTRTVVSPHNSGRKPEPTKGASIIVQQQFPIVQTAHNRASAEGRSQHHHHHHHGKEKRHSLTNMNVPHHISGNVQRHSAEIVQQSSAVSTSASSDRSKRLTTASDLPLPAAFMALYPYKPQKPDELELKKGGIYMVSEICQDGWYKGTSNRTQKCGVFPGNYVTQARGVPGTQLNLPVDSKLPVSFARGTRNRSTVADSAPPELPPRSTVPPSGVWHVESPARTNNPAKSDVKTKDRKDKGTVGLMRRLTSMKRSKSPPASSYSMDNPVFEDSTLSNLAAPVQPVHVRSGSCPSQLLQIQAPAEHHRLFGSSSHRVKHKERPSILNHGSRSTETPCQGGSSESSPDVHRHRKSHSLDATAVKSSKTATQTVRERFRCITPYPPNSEYELELQLNDIIYVHKKREDGWYKGTQQRTGKTGLFPASFVESF; translated from the exons ATGGATGAAGGGACCCTCAATGATTTGTTGGAGTGCTCAGTTTGCTTGGAGCGGCTGGATACCTCTAGCAAAGTATTGCCATGTCAACATACATTTTGCAGGAAGTGTTTGCaggaaattttacaaaaacacAAAGAACTGAGATGTCCAGAATGTAGAGTATTAG TCAATGGAAAAATTGAGGATCTTCCTCCCAACGTCCTACTTATGAGAATTCTAGAGGGAATGAAGAATTCTGCAGTTGCAGTGCCACCAAAGCGGTCTCAAAAATCTCATAAACAATCTTCACATCATCCAG gaGTGGTTCAACAACCATCTGCCCACCACAACCAGCAGCAGCAACATGTTGATAGAAGCAACAATAAGCACAGTACTGGAAATGTCATTCCACATCAACCATATGCAAAGGCATTATATGATTATCTTCCAAAGGAACCTGG GGATTTGCCCTTTAAGAAGGGCGACATAATAATTCTGAGAAGGAAAATAGATGCCCATTGGTATCGGGGCGAATGTGGGGGCAAACAGGGCGTTTTCCCATTGAGTTACGTTCAAATTGTGACACCCGTTCCGAGTCTGATGCCCCAGTGCAAGGCTTTATACGATTTTCGCATGAATAATGACGATGAGGAAGGTTGCCTTGTTTTCAATAAAGGAGACGTTATTCATGTCATTAGAAGAGTGGATGAGAATTGGGCTGAAGGCAGGTTAGATGGCCGAATTGGGATATTTCCTCTGGCATTTGTGGAAATGAATAGTCTGGCACGGTCTCTAATGAAGCTGTCTACCAA CGCTCAACCAGGACCATCTAAAGTAGCTCCTCCAACTCCCACTTCTGAAGATACTACACCACTTATTCCCACTGACCATACCACTTCAGTAACATCAGTTGCTCAAAATGTACAG GTCTCCGATTCGGGCTGCAATTTGACTTCAAGCAGTTCTAGCACCACTCCCAACGTTTCTTCAAGTAATACGTCTTCAAGTTCCAGTACTGCCCCATCTTCTCCAGCCAGCCCACCCACTCGAACTGTGGTATCCCCACATAATAGTGG TCGTAAGCCCGAACCAACGAAAGGTGCCTCCATCATCGTGCAACAACAATTTCCCATCGTTCAGACAGCTCACAATCGCGCCTCAGCTGAAGGAAGATCGCAACATCATCACCATCATCATCACGGCAAAGAGAAGCGTCACAGTCTCACTAACATGAATGTGCCTCATCATATTAG cGGCAATGTCCAGAGACACTCCGCTGAAATTGTCCAACAATCTTCCGCTGTCTCCACCTCTGCTAGTTCAGATAGAAGCAAACGATTAACGACGGCCTCAGATCTGCCTCTCCCCGCCGCCTTCATGGCTTTATATCCCTACAAACCCCAAAAACCTGACGAATTGGAGTTGAAGAAGGGCGGAATTTATATGGTTTCTGAAAT aTGTCAAGATGGTTGGTACAAAGGCACCTCAAATCGCACCCAGAAATGCGGAGTTTTTCCTGGGAATTATGTGACTCAAGCTAGAGGTGTTCCAGGAACTCAATTGAATCTGCCAGTTGACTCTAAATTGCCCGTAAGTTTTGCCAGAGGCACGAGGAATCGCTCGACTGTTGCGGACTCAGCTCCTCCTGAGCTCCCACCCAGGTCGACGGTTCCCCCCTCTGGGGTGTGGCACGTGGAATCACCAGCTCGAACTAACAATCCCGCTAAGAGTGACGTTAAG ACTAAAGATCGTAAGGACAAAGGCACCGTAGGGCTGATGCGTCGATTGACAAGCATGAAGCGCTCCAAATCGCCACCTGCCTCTTCATATTCCATGGACAATCCAGTTTTTGAAGATTCAACCTTGTCTAACTTGGCTGCTCCCGTTCAACCAGTGCACGTCAG ATCAGGTTCCTGCCCCAGTCAGCTGTTACAGATCCAGGCACCCGCAGAACACCACCGACTCTTCGGTTCGTCTTCGCACCGGGTGAAGCACAAAGAGAGGCCTTCGATCTTGAATCATGGTTCCAG ATCAACGGAAACCCCCTGCCAAGGAGGCAGTTCCGAATCCAGCCCCGATGTGCATAGACACCGCAAGTCACATTCCTTAGACGCAACTGCAGTGAAATCCAGTAAAACAGCTACTCAGACTGTTCGTGAAAGATTTAGGTGCATTACGCCTTATCCCCCAAATAGCGAGTACGAATTGGAACTACAG TTGAATGATATCATCTATGTTCATAAAAAAAGGGAGGATGGTTGGTATAAGGGCACTCAACAACGCACTGGGAAAACTGGACTGTTTCCAGCTAGCTTTGTGGAGTCTTTTTAA
- the POSH gene encoding E3 ubiquitin-protein ligase SH3RF3 isoform X3: protein MDEGTLNDLLECSVCLERLDTSSKVLPCQHTFCRKCLQEILQKHKELRCPECRVLVNGKIEDLPPNVLLMRILEGMKNSAVAVPPKRSQKSHKQSSHHPGVVQQPSAHHNQQQQHVDRSNNKHSTGNVIPHQPYAKALYDYLPKEPGDLPFKKGDIIILRRKIDAHWYRGECGGKQGVFPLSYVQIVTPVPSLMPQCKALYDFRMNNDDEEGCLVFNKGDVIHVIRRVDENWAEGRLDGRIGIFPLAFVEMNSLARSLMKLSTNAQPGPSKVAPPTPTSEDTTPLIPTDHTTSVTSVAQNVSDSGCNLTSSSSSTTPNVSSSNTSSSSSTAPSSPASPPTRTVVSPHNSGRKPEPTKGASIIVQQQFPIVQTAHNRASAEGRSQHHHHHHHGKEKRHSLTNMNVPHHISGNVQRHSAEIVQQSSAVSTSASSDRSKRLTTASDLPLPAAFMALYPYKPQKPDELELKKGGIYMVSEICQDGWYKGTSNRTQKCGVFPGNYVTQARGVPGTQLNLPVDSKLPVSFARGTRNRSTVADSAPPELPPRSTVPPSGVWHVESPARTNNPAKSDVKTKDRKDKGTVGLMRRLTSMKRSKSPPASSYSMDNPVFEDSTLSNLAAPVQPVHVRSGSCPSQLLQIQAPAEHHRLFGSSSHRVKHKERPSILNHGSRSTETPCQGGSSESSPDVHRHRKSHSLDATAVKSSKTATQTVRERFRCITPYPPNSEYELELQLNDIIYVHKKREDGWYKGTQQRTGKTGLFPASFVESF from the exons ATGGATGAAGGGACCCTCAATGATTTGTTGGAGTGCTCAGTTTGCTTGGAGCGGCTGGATACCTCTAGCAAAGTATTGCCATGTCAACATACATTTTGCAGGAAGTGTTTGCaggaaattttacaaaaacacAAAGAACTGAGATGTCCAGAATGTAGAGTATTAG TCAATGGAAAAATTGAGGATCTTCCTCCCAACGTCCTACTTATGAGAATTCTAGAGGGAATGAAGAATTCTGCAGTTGCAGTGCCACCAAAGCGGTCTCAAAAATCTCATAAACAATCTTCACATCATCCAG gaGTGGTTCAACAACCATCTGCCCACCACAACCAGCAGCAGCAACATGTTGATAGAAGCAACAATAAGCACAGTACTGGAAATGTCATTCCACATCAACCATATGCAAAGGCATTATATGATTATCTTCCAAAGGAACCTGG GGATTTGCCCTTTAAGAAGGGCGACATAATAATTCTGAGAAGGAAAATAGATGCCCATTGGTATCGGGGCGAATGTGGGGGCAAACAGGGCGTTTTCCCATTGAGTTACGTTCAAATTGTGACACCCGTTCCGAGTCTGATGCCCCAGTGCAAGGCTTTATACGATTTTCGCATGAATAATGACGATGAGGAAGGTTGCCTTGTTTTCAATAAAGGAGACGTTATTCATGTCATTAGAAGAGTGGATGAGAATTGGGCTGAAGGCAGGTTAGATGGCCGAATTGGGATATTTCCTCTGGCATTTGTGGAAATGAATAGTCTGGCACGGTCTCTAATGAAGCTGTCTACCAA CGCTCAACCAGGACCATCTAAAGTAGCTCCTCCAACTCCCACTTCTGAAGATACTACACCACTTATTCCCACTGACCATACCACTTCAGTAACATCAGTTGCTCAAAAT GTCTCCGATTCGGGCTGCAATTTGACTTCAAGCAGTTCTAGCACCACTCCCAACGTTTCTTCAAGTAATACGTCTTCAAGTTCCAGTACTGCCCCATCTTCTCCAGCCAGCCCACCCACTCGAACTGTGGTATCCCCACATAATAGTGG TCGTAAGCCCGAACCAACGAAAGGTGCCTCCATCATCGTGCAACAACAATTTCCCATCGTTCAGACAGCTCACAATCGCGCCTCAGCTGAAGGAAGATCGCAACATCATCACCATCATCATCACGGCAAAGAGAAGCGTCACAGTCTCACTAACATGAATGTGCCTCATCATATTAG cGGCAATGTCCAGAGACACTCCGCTGAAATTGTCCAACAATCTTCCGCTGTCTCCACCTCTGCTAGTTCAGATAGAAGCAAACGATTAACGACGGCCTCAGATCTGCCTCTCCCCGCCGCCTTCATGGCTTTATATCCCTACAAACCCCAAAAACCTGACGAATTGGAGTTGAAGAAGGGCGGAATTTATATGGTTTCTGAAAT aTGTCAAGATGGTTGGTACAAAGGCACCTCAAATCGCACCCAGAAATGCGGAGTTTTTCCTGGGAATTATGTGACTCAAGCTAGAGGTGTTCCAGGAACTCAATTGAATCTGCCAGTTGACTCTAAATTGCCCGTAAGTTTTGCCAGAGGCACGAGGAATCGCTCGACTGTTGCGGACTCAGCTCCTCCTGAGCTCCCACCCAGGTCGACGGTTCCCCCCTCTGGGGTGTGGCACGTGGAATCACCAGCTCGAACTAACAATCCCGCTAAGAGTGACGTTAAG ACTAAAGATCGTAAGGACAAAGGCACCGTAGGGCTGATGCGTCGATTGACAAGCATGAAGCGCTCCAAATCGCCACCTGCCTCTTCATATTCCATGGACAATCCAGTTTTTGAAGATTCAACCTTGTCTAACTTGGCTGCTCCCGTTCAACCAGTGCACGTCAG ATCAGGTTCCTGCCCCAGTCAGCTGTTACAGATCCAGGCACCCGCAGAACACCACCGACTCTTCGGTTCGTCTTCGCACCGGGTGAAGCACAAAGAGAGGCCTTCGATCTTGAATCATGGTTCCAG ATCAACGGAAACCCCCTGCCAAGGAGGCAGTTCCGAATCCAGCCCCGATGTGCATAGACACCGCAAGTCACATTCCTTAGACGCAACTGCAGTGAAATCCAGTAAAACAGCTACTCAGACTGTTCGTGAAAGATTTAGGTGCATTACGCCTTATCCCCCAAATAGCGAGTACGAATTGGAACTACAG TTGAATGATATCATCTATGTTCATAAAAAAAGGGAGGATGGTTGGTATAAGGGCACTCAACAACGCACTGGGAAAACTGGACTGTTTCCAGCTAGCTTTGTGGAGTCTTTTTAA
- the POSH gene encoding E3 ubiquitin-protein ligase SH3RF3 isoform X4: MDEGTLNDLLECSVCLERLDTSSKVLPCQHTFCRKCLQEILQKHKELRCPECRVLVNGKIEDLPPNVLLMRILEGMKNSAVAVPPKRSQKSHKQSSHHPGRSFQNSLEFQIIKTPLLFSGVVQQPSAHHNQQQQHVDRSNNKHSTGNVIPHQPYAKALYDYLPKEPGDLPFKKGDIIILRRKIDAHWYRGECGGKQGVFPLSYVQIVTPVPSLMPQCKALYDFRMNNDDEEGCLVFNKGDVIHVIRRVDENWAEGRLDGRIGIFPLAFVEMNSLARSLMKLSTNAQPGPSKVAPPTPTSEDTTPLIPTDHTTSVTSVAQNVQVSDSGCNLTSSSSSTTPNVSSSNTSSSSSTAPSSPASPPTRTVVSPHNSGRKPEPTKGASIIVQQQFPIVQTAHNRASAEGRSQHHHHHHHGKEKRHSLTNMNVPHHISGNVQRHSAEIVQQSSAVSTSASSDRSKRLTTASDLPLPAAFMALYPYKPQKPDELELKKGGIYMVSEICQDGWYKGTSNRTQKCGVFPGNYVTQARGVPGTQLNLPVDSKLPVSFARGTRNRSTVADSAPPELPPRSTVPPSGVWHVESPARTNNPAKSDVKTKDRKDKGTVGLMRRLTSMKRSKSPPASSYSMDNPVFEDSTLSNLAAPVQPVHVRSTETPCQGGSSESSPDVHRHRKSHSLDATAVKSSKTATQTVRERFRCITPYPPNSEYELELQLNDIIYVHKKREDGWYKGTQQRTGKTGLFPASFVESF; encoded by the exons ATGGATGAAGGGACCCTCAATGATTTGTTGGAGTGCTCAGTTTGCTTGGAGCGGCTGGATACCTCTAGCAAAGTATTGCCATGTCAACATACATTTTGCAGGAAGTGTTTGCaggaaattttacaaaaacacAAAGAACTGAGATGTCCAGAATGTAGAGTATTAG TCAATGGAAAAATTGAGGATCTTCCTCCCAACGTCCTACTTATGAGAATTCTAGAGGGAATGAAGAATTCTGCAGTTGCAGTGCCACCAAAGCGGTCTCAAAAATCTCATAAACAATCTTCACATCATCCAGGTAGGTCCTTTCAAAACTCCcttgaatttcaaataataaaaactcctttattattttcaggaGTGGTTCAACAACCATCTGCCCACCACAACCAGCAGCAGCAACATGTTGATAGAAGCAACAATAAGCACAGTACTGGAAATGTCATTCCACATCAACCATATGCAAAGGCATTATATGATTATCTTCCAAAGGAACCTGG GGATTTGCCCTTTAAGAAGGGCGACATAATAATTCTGAGAAGGAAAATAGATGCCCATTGGTATCGGGGCGAATGTGGGGGCAAACAGGGCGTTTTCCCATTGAGTTACGTTCAAATTGTGACACCCGTTCCGAGTCTGATGCCCCAGTGCAAGGCTTTATACGATTTTCGCATGAATAATGACGATGAGGAAGGTTGCCTTGTTTTCAATAAAGGAGACGTTATTCATGTCATTAGAAGAGTGGATGAGAATTGGGCTGAAGGCAGGTTAGATGGCCGAATTGGGATATTTCCTCTGGCATTTGTGGAAATGAATAGTCTGGCACGGTCTCTAATGAAGCTGTCTACCAA CGCTCAACCAGGACCATCTAAAGTAGCTCCTCCAACTCCCACTTCTGAAGATACTACACCACTTATTCCCACTGACCATACCACTTCAGTAACATCAGTTGCTCAAAATGTACAG GTCTCCGATTCGGGCTGCAATTTGACTTCAAGCAGTTCTAGCACCACTCCCAACGTTTCTTCAAGTAATACGTCTTCAAGTTCCAGTACTGCCCCATCTTCTCCAGCCAGCCCACCCACTCGAACTGTGGTATCCCCACATAATAGTGG TCGTAAGCCCGAACCAACGAAAGGTGCCTCCATCATCGTGCAACAACAATTTCCCATCGTTCAGACAGCTCACAATCGCGCCTCAGCTGAAGGAAGATCGCAACATCATCACCATCATCATCACGGCAAAGAGAAGCGTCACAGTCTCACTAACATGAATGTGCCTCATCATATTAG cGGCAATGTCCAGAGACACTCCGCTGAAATTGTCCAACAATCTTCCGCTGTCTCCACCTCTGCTAGTTCAGATAGAAGCAAACGATTAACGACGGCCTCAGATCTGCCTCTCCCCGCCGCCTTCATGGCTTTATATCCCTACAAACCCCAAAAACCTGACGAATTGGAGTTGAAGAAGGGCGGAATTTATATGGTTTCTGAAAT aTGTCAAGATGGTTGGTACAAAGGCACCTCAAATCGCACCCAGAAATGCGGAGTTTTTCCTGGGAATTATGTGACTCAAGCTAGAGGTGTTCCAGGAACTCAATTGAATCTGCCAGTTGACTCTAAATTGCCCGTAAGTTTTGCCAGAGGCACGAGGAATCGCTCGACTGTTGCGGACTCAGCTCCTCCTGAGCTCCCACCCAGGTCGACGGTTCCCCCCTCTGGGGTGTGGCACGTGGAATCACCAGCTCGAACTAACAATCCCGCTAAGAGTGACGTTAAG ACTAAAGATCGTAAGGACAAAGGCACCGTAGGGCTGATGCGTCGATTGACAAGCATGAAGCGCTCCAAATCGCCACCTGCCTCTTCATATTCCATGGACAATCCAGTTTTTGAAGATTCAACCTTGTCTAACTTGGCTGCTCCCGTTCAACCAGTGCACGTCAG ATCAACGGAAACCCCCTGCCAAGGAGGCAGTTCCGAATCCAGCCCCGATGTGCATAGACACCGCAAGTCACATTCCTTAGACGCAACTGCAGTGAAATCCAGTAAAACAGCTACTCAGACTGTTCGTGAAAGATTTAGGTGCATTACGCCTTATCCCCCAAATAGCGAGTACGAATTGGAACTACAG TTGAATGATATCATCTATGTTCATAAAAAAAGGGAGGATGGTTGGTATAAGGGCACTCAACAACGCACTGGGAAAACTGGACTGTTTCCAGCTAGCTTTGTGGAGTCTTTTTAA